GATATCTTTGATGCCAGAGATCTTTCCGAAGTTGTGTTTCGCAGTATGCGCGACTTAATGACGACAGAAGCAGCGGATCGTGTTTTTGAAGAACTCAAAGGAGAAAAGGCGGCAACCAGTGATGATCAATCTTTGCAAGATGATATCTCTGGTCTATGGAAAGATACAAACCCCATTGTTGCTTTTTTAAGCCGTCTGCGCCCGGTTTTAAATATTGATGATGAAACGTTTTTATTCCGGATTCGCCAAGAAGGTGGACTACAACGAGGCATTGAACCGGAAGTAGCGATTAACGCGGTTTTTTCGGCAACAAAAGATGAGTTATCCCAAGAACGAATTCAAGAAATTACTGAAGCATTACCGGGAAAAATTCGCCAGCTTTGGGAACAAGCATAATTAACTGTTCAGAACAATTATCATTGGTTTAGAAATTAAGAGAGAGGGAGTCGTGAGTACATTTGATTTTCTCTCTCTTTCGTGATTTATCTAGATTTACTCCTGTAGAGTCCATGATTGATTGTCATCATTGGCGATTGAATTCATTCCTGAATCACAAAACATAGCTAAGCTAGCTGATTCTCTAATACTTCAGCAAAGTCAAAAGTACCAATTGAAAAATAGAAAGGGATTGAACGATCGCGCGAAACGATGCTCTAAAATATGAAAATGCTGAAATCATCGAAGATAAGTCGCAGATCATGGCAAGTGCATCCCGATATAATCCCGCCGACATCGAAACGAAATGGCAACAATACTGGTTAGAAAGTGACGCTGATCAAACGCCGGAAGACCCCAACCAACCGAAATTCTATGTGCTTTCCATGTTTCCTTATCCCTCGGGAAGCCTCCATATGGGTCACGTTCGGGTTTATACAATTACCGATGTGATAGCAAGATGGCGAAGGATGCAAGGGTATCGGGTTTTGCATCCCATGGGCTGGGATGCCTTTGGTTTACCCGCAGAAAATGCAGCCATTGACCGTGGCGTTCATCCCGCCCAATGGACGAATCAAAATATTCAGCAGATGAAACAACAACTCCAGCAATTGGGCTTATCCCTCGACTGGAGTCGGGAAGTGGCAACTTGTTCTCCCGACTACTATAAATGGACGCAATGGATTTTTCTCCAGTTTTTCCAAGCCGGACTTGCCTATCAAAAAGAGTCCGCTGTAAATTGGGACCCCATTGACCAAACGGTTCTTGCGAATGAACAAGTGGATGGCGAAGGACGGTCGTGGCGCAGTGGTGCGAAAGTCGAACGGAAACTGCTCAAACAGTGGTTCCTGAAAATTACTGCTTATGCTGAAGAACTGCTTAACGATTTAGAAAAACTGTCTGGCTGGCCCGATCGCGTTAAACTCATGCAAGAAAATTGGATCGGCAAATCTGTTGGGGCATATCTCGAATTTCCTGTCGTTGAGAGAGAAGATAAAATCGGGGTCTTCACCACCCGCCCTGATACGATTTATGGGGTCACTTATGTGGTTCTTGCACCGGAACATCCTCTCACCCCGCAAGTGACGACAG
The nucleotide sequence above comes from Cyanobacteria bacterium GSL.Bin1. Encoded proteins:
- a CDS encoding DUF2267 domain-containing protein, which translates into the protein DIFDARDLSEVVFRSMRDLMTTEAADRVFEELKGEKAATSDDQSLQDDISGLWKDTNPIVAFLSRLRPVLNIDDETFLFRIRQEGGLQRGIEPEVAINAVFSATKDELSQERIQEITEALPGKIRQLWEQA